In Indicator indicator isolate 239-I01 chromosome 28, UM_Iind_1.1, whole genome shotgun sequence, one DNA window encodes the following:
- the ZBTB34 gene encoding zinc finger and BTB domain-containing protein 34 has translation MDDVEICLFNWKSRLLFTSVEMDSSSFIQFDVPEYSNTVLSQLNELRLQGKLCDIIVHIQGQPFRAHKAVLAASSPYFRDHSALSTMSGLSISVIKNPNVFEQLLSFCYTGRMSLQLKDVVSFLTAASFLQMQCVIDKCTQILESIHSKISVGDVDSVTVGAEETPENRNGVKDSSYFANPIEISPPYCSQVRQSTAGSDLRMETTPGKTLRSRLQEEGHSDRGSSGSISEYEIQIEGDHEQGDLIVRESQIAEVKVKMEKSDRPSCSDSSSLGDDGYHTEMVDGEQVVAVNVGSYGSVLQHVYSFTHASSQATGVSETFGSLSNTSPSRSMLSCFRGGRARQKRVSTSHLHSDVQGLAQGADSESMVSNPGYENSPQERNARGHWYPYNERLICIYCGKSFNQKGSLDRHMRLHMGITPFVCKFCGKKYTRKDQLEYHIRGHTDDKPFRCEICGKCFPFQGTLNQHLRKNHPGVTEVRNRVESPDRTEAFVEQKVDNDASVSEAMDSGMEIHAMSNTSD, from the exons ATGGATGATGTTGAGATCTGTTTGTTCAATTGGAAAAGCAG attacTCTTTACATCAGTAGAAATGGACAGCAGCAGTTTCATTCAGTTTGATGTGCCCGAGTACAGCAACACTGTTCTGAGCCAGTTAAACGAACTCCGCTTGCAAGGGAAGCTATGTGACATAATTGTGCATATTCAGGGTCAGCCGTTTCGAGCCCATAAAGCTGTCCTAGCTGCCAGTTCTCCCTATTTCCGTGACCATTCAGCATTGAGCACCATGAGTGGCTTATCAATATCAGTTATTAAAAATCCCAATGTCTTTGAAcagttgctttctttttgttacACTGGAAGGATGTCCTTACAGCTGAAGGATGTTGTTAGTTTTCTAACCGCAGCTAGCTTTCTACAGATGCAGTGCGTCATTGACAAGTGCACACAGATACTGGAGAGTATTCACTCAAAGATCAGTGTTGGTGATGTTGACTCTGTCACTGTTGGTGCTGAAGAAACGCCAGAAAACCGCAATGGAGTTAAAGACAGCAGCTACTTTGCCAACCCTATTGAGATATCTCCCCCCTATTGCTCTCAGGTGCGACAGTCAACAGCAGGCAGCGATCTTAGGATGGAAACTACTCCTGGCAAAACTCTACGTAGTCGTCTGCAAGAAGAAGGGCATTCAGATCGAGGAAGCAGTGGGAGCATCTCTGAATATGAGATTCAGATTGAAGGTGATCATGAGCAAGGTGACCTGATAGTAAGGGAAAGTCAGATTGCAGAGGTGAAAGTTAAAATGGAGAAGTCTGACAGGCCAAGCTGCTCTGACAGCTCTTCTCTTGGTGATGATGGATATCATACGGAAATGGTGGATGGAGAGCAAGTGGTGGCAGTAAATGTTGGTTCCTATGGGTCTGTCTTACAGCATGTCTATTCATTTACCCATGCCTCATCACAGGCTACAGGTGTGTCTGAAACCTTTGGAAGCCTGAGCAATACGAGTCCTTCAAGGTCAATGCTGAGCTGTTTCAGAGGGGGTCGTGCACGCCAAAAACGGGTATCCACCAGTCACTTGCACAGTGATGTTCAGGGCTTGGCGCAAGGGGCTGACAGTGAATCCATGGTGAGTAACCCAGGATATGAAAATAGTCCACAGGAAAGAAATGCCAGAGGTCATTGGTATCCATACAATGAGAGGCTGATCTGTATTTACTGTGGGAAGTCTTTCAACCAGAAAGGGAGCCTTGATCGACACATGCGATTGCACATGGGAATAACTCCTTTCGTGTGCAAGTTTTGTGGGAAGAAATACACCCGCAAGGACCAACTTGAGTATCATATTCGTGGTCACACAGATGACAAGCCCTTTCGTTGTGAGATCTGTGgcaaatgttttcctttccagggCACACTAAACCAGCATTTGCGAAAAAATCACCCTGGGGTAACCGAAGTAAGGAACAGGGTAGAGTCTC